One Burkholderia pyrrocinia DNA segment encodes these proteins:
- a CDS encoding amidohydrolase family protein — translation MKLLITGGHVITMDPVIGNGRFDILIENDLIVEVGPQVLAHDAQRLDATGCIVIPGLINAHMHTWQTALRGVTANWTLPTYFRSVHAGLATLFNPDDLFIGTLVGALNQLNLGTTTLGDWCHNNPTPEHTDRAIDGLLESGIRAVYFHGSPKPDPKPGQKHFSEIPHPRSEIERLLKDRFTRRDALVTLGMAILGPHYSTYEVSEHDFELAAEYGLIASMHCAGLEPKTPDGWERLAERGLLGPSTNIVHGNNLSEAQLRMMIGRGVTFSVAPETEMTQGHGHPITGRLRDVGGAPSLGVDLESAIAGDMFTVARVALASQRALDNAQARTDSGQLPAHSTISTSEALSWITIRGAEALGLQDRVGSLTPGKQADIVLIRADGISMRPVHDPVASVLMQGSAANVDTVLVAGAIRKRAGKLLYPHLEQRLDELDASGRRISDRFAELAPA, via the coding sequence ATGAAGCTGCTGATTACAGGCGGTCATGTGATCACGATGGACCCGGTCATCGGCAATGGCCGTTTCGATATCCTGATCGAGAACGACCTGATCGTCGAAGTCGGGCCGCAGGTTCTGGCGCACGATGCGCAACGACTCGACGCCACCGGCTGCATCGTCATCCCGGGCCTCATCAACGCGCATATGCATACGTGGCAGACCGCATTGCGCGGAGTCACTGCAAACTGGACGTTACCGACGTATTTCCGAAGCGTTCATGCCGGGCTCGCAACGTTGTTCAACCCGGACGACCTGTTCATCGGCACCTTGGTCGGCGCGCTCAATCAACTGAATCTCGGAACGACGACGCTTGGCGACTGGTGTCACAACAATCCGACGCCCGAGCACACGGATCGCGCGATCGACGGGCTGCTCGAATCGGGGATCCGCGCGGTCTATTTTCATGGCTCGCCGAAGCCGGACCCCAAACCCGGTCAGAAGCACTTCAGCGAGATTCCGCATCCGCGCAGTGAAATCGAACGGCTGCTGAAGGACCGATTCACCCGGCGGGATGCGCTGGTCACGCTCGGGATGGCGATCCTCGGTCCGCACTACTCGACCTACGAAGTTTCGGAGCACGACTTCGAGCTCGCGGCGGAGTACGGGTTGATCGCCAGCATGCACTGCGCCGGACTCGAACCAAAGACACCGGATGGCTGGGAGCGCCTGGCCGAGCGCGGATTGCTCGGCCCGAGTACCAACATCGTCCACGGCAACAACCTGAGCGAGGCACAGCTTCGCATGATGATCGGCCGCGGCGTCACGTTCTCGGTCGCACCCGAGACGGAAATGACTCAAGGACACGGCCACCCGATCACGGGCCGCCTACGTGATGTCGGCGGCGCACCCTCGCTCGGCGTCGATCTCGAATCGGCGATTGCCGGCGACATGTTCACGGTCGCGCGTGTTGCGCTGGCATCGCAGCGCGCGCTGGACAATGCACAGGCCCGAACCGACAGCGGGCAACTGCCCGCTCACTCCACGATTTCCACCTCCGAGGCGCTCAGCTGGATCACGATTCGCGGTGCCGAGGCGCTCGGCCTACAGGATCGTGTCGGCTCCCTCACGCCGGGCAAGCAGGCGGATATCGTTTTGATCCGCGCCGACGGGATCAGCATGAGACCGGTGCACGATCCCGTCGCGTCCGTGCTGATGCAAGGCAGTGCGGCGAACGTCGATACCGTGCTAGTGGCCGGCGCCATCCGGAAACGGGCGGGCAAGCTTCTTTACCCCCACCTTGAACAACGTCTCGACGAACTCGATGCGTCGGGCCGGCGAATCAGCGACCGCTTCGCGGAGCTGGCTCCTGCCTGA
- a CDS encoding NADPH-dependent FMN reductase has product MSDQNSLRFVTLVGSLRRLSLHAAVADSLQELAPGNVRITRLPSVGLLPHYDADVQAKGFPQTVLDLGSAIAEADGVIIVTPEYNYSIPGALKNALDWLSRLPTTPFVGKPVAIQSASPGIFGGARVQYHLRQSLVFLDSQVLNKPEVMIGGAANKVDVEGKTISDAPTREIVSAQLKAFALFAAQRKLLNK; this is encoded by the coding sequence TCTGCGCCGCCTCTCGCTGCACGCCGCCGTTGCCGACTCTCTTCAGGAACTTGCGCCCGGCAATGTCCGGATCACCCGGTTGCCGTCGGTCGGCCTGCTTCCCCACTACGATGCTGACGTACAGGCAAAAGGCTTTCCGCAAACGGTGCTCGATCTCGGTAGCGCCATTGCCGAGGCCGACGGCGTCATCATCGTAACGCCTGAGTACAACTACTCGATTCCGGGCGCGCTCAAGAATGCGCTGGACTGGCTGTCGCGTCTTCCGACAACGCCGTTCGTGGGCAAACCCGTGGCGATCCAGTCGGCATCGCCCGGCATTTTCGGTGGTGCGCGCGTGCAATATCATCTGCGTCAGAGCCTGGTGTTCCTTGACTCGCAGGTGCTGAACAAGCCGGAAGTAATGATCGGCGGCGCCGCGAACAAGGTCGACGTCGAAGGCAAGACCATTTCGGACGCACCGACACGCGAGATCGTCTCGGCTCAGTTGAAGGCCTTTGCACTCTTTGCCGCGCAGCGCAAACTGCTGAACAAGTGA
- a CDS encoding sugar phosphate isomerase/epimerase family protein has translation MNTSDTDLLAAYWTLAGDVDPLRPSISPYSLQARVEAASRAGWRGIGVIHEDLTATIDQVGIDTVKHILEDNGIRHLELEFLVDWYRDGAEREVSDRARRVILEFGARLGMKNVKVAASVLDQRSPDFTRMADEFAKLCQEAAEVGSNVSLEVMPFSIVRTLEDGLAIVQQANQPNGGLLLDIWHVVRGGIDFSEIARLPSHFIKGVELDDASSTIEGTLLEDTVFRRKLCGEGDFDTPGFIEAVQDAGFGGEWYGVEIISTELRKLPLEEMATRAFDTTRQQFLEVAARKNKAALTGR, from the coding sequence GTGAACACAAGTGACACAGATCTGCTGGCCGCGTACTGGACTCTCGCCGGAGACGTGGATCCGCTGCGCCCCTCCATCAGCCCTTACTCGCTGCAGGCACGGGTCGAAGCGGCATCCAGGGCCGGCTGGCGGGGCATCGGTGTGATCCACGAGGACCTAACGGCGACGATCGATCAAGTCGGCATCGACACGGTCAAGCACATCCTCGAAGACAACGGAATCCGCCATCTCGAACTCGAATTCCTCGTCGACTGGTATCGAGACGGTGCCGAGCGCGAGGTATCGGATCGTGCTCGCCGTGTAATCCTTGAGTTCGGTGCCAGACTGGGTATGAAGAACGTGAAAGTTGCGGCTAGCGTACTGGACCAGCGCTCCCCGGACTTCACGCGAATGGCCGACGAATTCGCGAAGCTGTGCCAGGAAGCCGCCGAAGTCGGATCGAACGTATCCCTCGAAGTGATGCCGTTCTCGATCGTCAGGACGCTCGAAGACGGTCTGGCCATCGTGCAGCAAGCGAATCAGCCGAACGGCGGCCTGCTGCTGGATATCTGGCACGTCGTGCGCGGCGGTATCGATTTCAGCGAGATCGCAAGGTTGCCGTCGCATTTCATCAAGGGCGTCGAACTCGACGACGCCAGCTCGACGATCGAGGGTACCCTGCTCGAAGACACGGTGTTCCGCCGCAAGCTTTGCGGTGAAGGCGATTTCGACACGCCGGGCTTCATTGAGGCGGTTCAGGACGCCGGCTTCGGAGGCGAATGGTACGGAGTCGAAATCATTTCCACCGAGCTGCGCAAGCTGCCGCTTGAAGAGATGGCAACCCGCGCGTTCGACACGACCCGGCAACAGTTTCTCGAGGTTGCCGCGCGCAAGAACAAGGCGGCCCTCACCGGTCGATGA